The proteins below are encoded in one region of Halorhodospira halochloris:
- the glnE gene encoding bifunctional [glutamate--ammonia ligase]-adenylyl-L-tyrosine phosphorylase/[glutamate--ammonia-ligase] adenylyltransferase — MLHQLPESLQDLAAANIAKMEAAGAIPDEPRITSTIPLVAAASDFVTNSCSENDSNLLHDLCTSKQLFEPSTREQLRARLQEKLDKVSSEEQLLAELRQYRRREAVRIAYRSLAGWADLEETLDETSEMAEAAIDLALHWLYTSLTKRWGVPRDEHGNAQQMVVLGMGKLGGHELNFSSDLDLIFAFPQQGETDGKRPRSNDEFFVKLGRQLIGALDAVTVDGRAFRIDMRLRPNGDAGPLALPFSAIETYYESQGREWERYAMIKARCVGGDYTAGDALTRDLRPFVYRRYLDYGALEQLRETKEMIVNEVRRRGAEENLKTGEGGIREVEFVAQAFQLIRGGRDANLRSRRLMKTLYYLRDQGILTPRSADELIEAYRFLRRAENAVQMLADEQSHTVPQDPVLRARVALGAGFTDVHNFEEKLEHLRAQVHDHFEQVFSSPQVENAPEVQPSTATLIWNESPSNEETITRLQEIGFEHPELLAERLRHFHDGSTVRSLSTRGRKRLDCLMPLLIGACAQARRPTRALERTLDLVDTVARRTAYLALLAEHPMALSQLVQLCDGSAWVARFITAHPLLLDELLDPRSLYEPLGRASLEEDLDYRLSQVESMDLEQQMEVVRQFKQAQQLKVAAADVSGAAPLMVVSDYLTNIAEVTLHRTIELCYQHLTRKHGHPRCGEGNNQRLAHYAVVAYGKFGGLELGYNSDLDLVFIHDSCGQAAVTDGQRPLDNQAFFSRLAQRVIHFLNTPTPGGIVYEIDTRLRPSGKAGLMSTSIEAFYAYQLHNAWTWEHQALVRARPVAGDEQLCQRFNKIRSEVLGLQRDSAQLKEQVSSMRERQRREKGSSDRRLFDIKNDHGGISDIEFIVQYLVLVSAHDHPEVVRYTDKIRLLRALADAEQLSSVDAHRLANAYRSYRRRLHQLALQDEEMAVECEELQPQREAVTELWQRIFNNNQDH; from the coding sequence TTGCTTCACCAACTCCCCGAATCCTTACAAGATCTAGCCGCCGCTAACATTGCCAAGATGGAGGCAGCCGGGGCTATCCCTGATGAGCCGAGAATCACATCAACCATACCTTTAGTTGCCGCAGCTAGCGACTTTGTCACTAACTCATGCAGCGAAAACGACAGCAACCTGTTACACGACTTATGCACTAGCAAACAGCTATTTGAGCCATCCACACGTGAGCAACTCCGCGCTCGCCTCCAGGAGAAGCTAGACAAAGTCAGCAGCGAAGAACAACTCCTTGCTGAGCTGCGTCAATACCGCCGCCGTGAGGCTGTGCGCATTGCCTATCGCTCTCTTGCCGGCTGGGCAGATTTGGAAGAGACGCTGGATGAGACTAGTGAGATGGCCGAGGCGGCGATCGATCTTGCTCTTCATTGGCTGTATACAAGCCTAACCAAACGCTGGGGCGTACCACGTGACGAGCACGGCAACGCGCAGCAAATGGTCGTTTTAGGCATGGGCAAACTTGGTGGCCATGAACTAAATTTTTCCTCAGACCTTGATCTGATTTTCGCCTTCCCTCAACAAGGTGAGACTGACGGCAAACGTCCCCGAAGTAACGACGAGTTCTTCGTCAAATTAGGTCGCCAACTAATCGGCGCATTAGACGCTGTTACGGTGGATGGCCGCGCTTTTCGAATCGATATGCGACTGCGCCCTAATGGCGATGCCGGCCCCCTCGCACTACCTTTTTCGGCCATCGAGACTTACTACGAAAGTCAGGGGCGTGAGTGGGAAAGATACGCTATGATCAAAGCCCGCTGCGTAGGTGGCGACTATACCGCCGGCGATGCACTGACCCGTGACCTACGCCCCTTCGTCTATCGTCGCTACCTCGACTATGGCGCCTTGGAGCAACTGCGCGAAACCAAAGAGATGATAGTCAACGAGGTGCGCAGAAGGGGCGCTGAGGAAAATCTCAAAACGGGCGAAGGGGGGATTCGCGAAGTAGAGTTCGTTGCCCAAGCTTTTCAGCTAATCCGCGGTGGTCGAGACGCCAATTTGCGCTCTAGGCGCTTGATGAAGACACTCTACTATCTGCGCGACCAAGGCATCTTAACGCCGCGCAGTGCGGATGAGCTGATTGAAGCTTATCGCTTTCTGCGACGCGCTGAAAATGCCGTACAGATGCTAGCTGATGAGCAATCGCACACCGTCCCACAAGATCCGGTATTGCGCGCTAGAGTTGCATTAGGAGCAGGTTTTACTGATGTGCACAACTTCGAAGAAAAACTCGAGCACCTGCGTGCCCAAGTTCACGACCATTTTGAGCAGGTCTTCTCATCCCCGCAAGTTGAAAACGCCCCAGAAGTACAACCGAGCACTGCTACGCTGATCTGGAATGAGTCTCCTAGTAACGAAGAAACGATCACACGATTACAGGAAATTGGCTTCGAGCATCCGGAGCTACTAGCTGAGCGACTACGGCACTTTCATGATGGCTCCACCGTGCGCTCGTTATCGACACGCGGGCGCAAGCGTCTCGATTGCCTTATGCCGCTGCTTATCGGCGCCTGCGCTCAGGCGCGCCGACCTACCCGGGCTCTAGAACGAACCCTTGACCTAGTCGATACTGTAGCACGGCGAACTGCTTACCTCGCCTTGCTAGCTGAACACCCCATGGCCCTTTCCCAGCTTGTACAGCTATGTGACGGATCGGCCTGGGTAGCCCGCTTCATAACTGCTCACCCGCTACTGCTTGACGAATTACTTGACCCGCGCAGTCTCTACGAACCTCTCGGCCGGGCATCACTCGAAGAAGACCTTGACTATCGTCTCTCTCAAGTGGAAAGCATGGACCTTGAGCAGCAGATGGAAGTGGTGAGACAGTTCAAACAGGCCCAGCAACTCAAAGTAGCAGCTGCCGATGTCAGCGGCGCAGCCCCGCTAATGGTGGTGAGTGACTACTTGACTAATATTGCTGAGGTGACGTTGCATAGGACTATAGAACTTTGCTATCAACACCTAACTCGCAAGCACGGCCACCCGCGCTGTGGCGAAGGCAATAATCAGCGCCTAGCTCACTATGCTGTTGTCGCCTATGGCAAGTTCGGCGGGCTTGAACTCGGTTACAACTCAGATCTAGATCTAGTCTTTATTCATGACAGCTGTGGTCAAGCAGCAGTAACAGACGGCCAGCGCCCTTTGGATAATCAAGCTTTCTTTAGTCGTCTGGCGCAACGAGTCATACACTTTCTAAACACCCCTACCCCTGGCGGCATAGTATATGAGATAGATACCAGGCTTAGGCCTTCAGGCAAGGCCGGCCTTATGAGCACCAGCATTGAGGCGTTTTATGCTTATCAATTACATAATGCCTGGACCTGGGAGCATCAAGCGCTGGTCCGCGCCCGCCCAGTCGCCGGCGATGAGCAGCTTTGTCAAAGGTTTAATAAGATCCGCAGCGAAGTACTAGGTTTGCAGCGCGACAGCGCACAGCTTAAAGAACAGGTGAGCAGTATGCGCGAGCGTCAGCGTCGCGAAAAAGGTTCGAGTGACAGACGCTTATTCGACATAAAAAACGACCACGGCGGCATCAGCGACATTGAGTTTATAGTGCAGTACCTTGTCCTTGTTAGCGCTCACGACCACCCTGAGGTGGTGCGCTATACAGATAAGATTCGCCTGCTCCGTGCCCTTGCCGACGCCGAACAACTTAGCTCCGTCGATGCACATCGCTTAGCCAATGCCTATCGCTCTTACCGGCGCCGACTCCATCAACTAGCCCTCCAAGACGAAGAGATGGCTGTCGAGTGCGAGGAGCTTCAGCCGCAGCGAGAAGCGGTTACCGAGCTCTGGCAACGCATTTTCAATAACAACCAAGATCACTAG
- a CDS encoding branched-chain amino acid transaminase, protein MSNFADRDGYIWFDGELLPWRDAQVHCLTHTLHYGMGVFEGLRAYATELGPAIFRLEEHTKRLFNSAKILGMEIRHTPEQINQACIDAVRANNLSSAYIRPMSFYGSEGMGLHADSLKTHTIVAAWEWGAYLGAENRERGIRVQTSSFTRHHVNIAMCRAKANGNYMNSMLAVQEAARAGFDEALLLDVDGFVCEGSGENFFMVRNDVLYTPTLTSALEGITRDTIIQLAAEEGIEVQERRITRDEVYICDEAFFTGTAAEVTPIRELDGRSIGGGKRGPVTEKLQQRYFDIVEGRDPSHSYWLKVVD, encoded by the coding sequence ATGTCCAATTTCGCCGACCGTGATGGTTATATCTGGTTTGATGGAGAGTTGCTTCCCTGGAGGGATGCGCAGGTCCACTGCCTGACCCATACGCTTCACTACGGCATGGGGGTATTCGAAGGGCTAAGGGCTTATGCAACCGAGCTAGGGCCAGCCATATTCCGTCTGGAGGAGCACACCAAAAGATTATTCAACTCTGCCAAGATCCTTGGCATGGAGATCCGCCACACCCCGGAGCAGATTAATCAAGCCTGTATTGATGCGGTTCGTGCCAACAACCTTTCCAGCGCCTATATACGTCCCATGTCATTTTACGGCTCGGAGGGAATGGGACTCCACGCCGACTCGTTAAAGACCCACACCATTGTCGCTGCTTGGGAGTGGGGGGCTTATCTCGGAGCTGAAAACCGCGAACGCGGCATCCGCGTTCAGACATCATCATTCACTCGGCACCACGTTAACATCGCTATGTGCCGAGCCAAGGCTAACGGTAACTACATGAACTCAATGCTGGCTGTACAAGAAGCCGCTCGTGCAGGGTTTGATGAAGCGCTGCTATTAGACGTTGATGGTTTTGTCTGTGAGGGATCGGGGGAAAACTTTTTCATGGTGCGTAACGATGTTTTATACACGCCCACGTTAACATCAGCCCTTGAAGGCATAACCCGTGACACCATTATACAGCTAGCTGCAGAAGAGGGGATTGAGGTTCAGGAGCGTAGGATAACCCGTGACGAGGTATATATCTGCGATGAGGCCTTCTTCACCGGAACAGCGGCTGAGGTTACGCCAATCCGTGAACTTGATGGCAGGAGTATTGGCGGCGGCAAGCGAGGACCGGTGACCGAAAAACTCCAGCAGAGGTACTTCGATATTGTTGAGGGACGTGACCCAAGCCACAGCTATTGGTTGAAGGTGGTTGATTGA
- a CDS encoding dual specificity protein phosphatase family protein: protein MSGRTSWLQAVLDVVEGGFLNGWQAFVNTFGYYRLVPVCPDVLYRSTEMPPERMACLCLAQNIRTVIDLRRKHDRAEAERVALKQAGIKHVHLPSPQVPTEDVVNSFLEIMDDPGNYPVVIHCVHGVGRTGALLAVYSIEYKQLDNEQARRLAKRIGGFQSFGSNRPKGRFLISYVPRRERAY from the coding sequence GTGAGTGGTAGGACGAGTTGGCTGCAGGCTGTACTGGACGTGGTTGAAGGCGGTTTTCTCAATGGCTGGCAAGCTTTTGTAAATACTTTTGGCTACTATCGCTTAGTGCCTGTTTGCCCTGATGTCTTATACCGCTCGACTGAAATGCCCCCCGAGCGGATGGCGTGTTTGTGTCTTGCGCAAAATATCCGCACCGTCATTGATCTACGTCGCAAGCATGACCGTGCTGAGGCTGAGCGTGTTGCGCTCAAGCAGGCGGGAATAAAGCATGTTCACTTGCCTTCACCGCAGGTTCCCACCGAAGACGTGGTCAATAGTTTCCTTGAAATCATGGATGATCCTGGTAACTATCCAGTGGTGATTCACTGTGTTCACGGTGTTGGGCGCACTGGGGCGCTGCTGGCGGTATATTCGATTGAGTATAAGCAGCTCGACAATGAGCAGGCGCGGCGTCTAGCAAAGCGAATTGGCGGTTTCCAGAGCTTCGGCTCAAATCGCCCTAAGGGTCGATTTCTTATCTCCTATGTGCCGCGCAGAGAACGAGCCTATTGA
- a CDS encoding lipopolysaccharide kinase InaA family protein, giving the protein MHIEIARRLLLEGTVPQDAELITDRKSTVYRIEIERSAYYVKHYCATDTKERIKRMLRSPRRNIDLWERLKAIGILSPEPLLVAKQGKRFVLITPEVRLPSIRQHSAKQGTLGVVAMHALGRTWGILHTNGLMHVDPSPSNILLTNGQSEQPMGLLDLDSLYYVGLIPNWLARQRLSQLFSRFSADSLKQCGALPPPTGFQAFWQGYQTVTKQPAFQHAIAVINRLEKSTAYKRARSHREQLLAATAEWRRHICSHGISNSSSHN; this is encoded by the coding sequence ATGCACATCGAGATTGCTCGACGCCTTCTGCTTGAAGGCACCGTCCCTCAGGATGCTGAGCTAATAACAGATCGCAAATCAACTGTCTATCGTATAGAAATTGAGCGAAGCGCCTACTATGTAAAACATTACTGTGCGACAGATACAAAAGAGCGTATTAAGCGCATGCTACGCTCCCCGCGTCGTAATATAGACCTGTGGGAAAGACTCAAAGCAATTGGAATACTCTCGCCGGAACCTTTACTTGTTGCTAAACAGGGCAAAAGATTCGTATTAATAACTCCAGAAGTCAGGCTCCCCAGTATACGTCAGCACTCGGCCAAACAGGGAACCTTAGGCGTTGTGGCAATGCACGCCCTTGGAAGGACCTGGGGAATATTGCATACCAATGGCCTTATGCACGTAGATCCCAGCCCAAGCAATATACTTTTAACAAACGGGCAATCAGAGCAGCCCATGGGCCTGTTAGACCTTGATTCGCTGTATTATGTTGGCTTGATTCCGAACTGGTTGGCAAGACAGCGGCTGAGTCAGCTATTCTCCCGATTTAGTGCAGACTCTTTAAAGCAGTGCGGAGCCCTTCCACCCCCCACAGGATTCCAAGCCTTCTGGCAAGGTTACCAGACAGTTACAAAACAGCCCGCCTTTCAGCACGCGATTGCTGTTATCAACAGGCTTGAGAAGAGCACCGCGTACAAACGTGCTCGTAGTCACCGCGAGCAGCTTTTAGCAGCGACGGCGGAGTGGCGCCGGCATATCTGCTCTCACGGAATAAGCAACAGCTCTAGTCACAACTAG
- the msbA gene encoding lipid A export permease/ATP-binding protein MsbA, producing the protein MSKSASEQPTSEDISNASKSGSLSQDVTQADQEGDDNSAVAAKRSWPVFKRLFASYVLPHWKVGLLAIMAMLAFGATQVGIIASVQPFLDDGLVERDTAVIRMFALVFLLLLVVQGIAYFFSHYLSGWLSRQLIKNLRLDAHSRLLNMPESAFDQFSSGRLVSKLTYQAEKTAGAVVKAIVTLFKDAVRVIGILGYMIYLSPWLMLIAGLVLPFVGGVIAYINKRFRKLSERIHGAVGGIGAIAEETVTANQEIKLFGQNERERKRFDSYNEKNRRQFMKFAATKFAAVPAIRLIISVALAIVIFLVTVDEIVEAISVGQIASFIVAMTMLNRPLRDLVKLNATMQNGLTAARSIFEIVDIKPEPDDGSKRIGRADGHIVFDQVKFSYDADREVLKGISFEAKPGQTVALTGPSGGGKSTLISLIPRFYEPTSGVIELDGVPLFEYKLADLRKQIALVDQNVTLFNTSVAENIAVGAVDDISREQVRRAAAAANALEFIENLPHGFDTQIGQDGVMLSGGQRQRLAIARAILKDAPILLLDEATSALDNESEYNVHAALERLMADRTSIVIAHRLSTVENADQILFLEDGEVVEQGSHSELLDREGRYAELYRMQYSENG; encoded by the coding sequence TTGAGTAAATCAGCATCCGAGCAGCCAACTTCGGAAGATATTAGTAACGCCTCCAAGTCGGGGAGCTTATCGCAAGACGTGACACAGGCCGATCAGGAAGGTGACGACAACTCGGCCGTTGCTGCTAAGCGGTCCTGGCCGGTCTTTAAAAGGCTTTTTGCGAGCTATGTGCTGCCGCATTGGAAGGTCGGCTTGCTTGCGATTATGGCAATGCTGGCTTTCGGAGCCACTCAAGTCGGGATAATAGCTTCAGTTCAACCGTTTCTGGATGACGGTTTGGTGGAGCGCGATACTGCCGTCATCAGGATGTTTGCCCTAGTTTTTTTGCTGCTGCTGGTCGTGCAGGGCATAGCATACTTCTTCTCTCACTACTTGAGCGGTTGGCTCTCCCGTCAGTTGATCAAAAATCTGCGCCTGGATGCTCACAGCCGACTGTTAAACATGCCCGAGTCTGCCTTTGATCAGTTCTCATCAGGGCGGCTTGTATCTAAACTAACTTATCAGGCCGAGAAAACCGCAGGCGCGGTCGTGAAAGCCATCGTGACTTTGTTCAAGGATGCAGTCAGGGTTATTGGTATTCTAGGCTATATGATTTACTTATCACCATGGCTGATGCTGATTGCCGGTCTGGTGCTGCCATTTGTAGGGGGGGTGATTGCTTATATCAATAAACGTTTTAGAAAGTTAAGCGAACGTATTCATGGTGCTGTTGGCGGCATAGGAGCTATCGCCGAAGAGACTGTAACTGCTAACCAGGAAATAAAGCTCTTTGGGCAGAATGAGCGCGAAAGGAAACGTTTCGATAGTTACAATGAAAAAAATCGGCGGCAGTTTATGAAATTTGCGGCAACTAAGTTTGCCGCGGTTCCGGCTATACGCTTAATTATCTCAGTGGCTTTAGCTATTGTGATATTCTTAGTCACCGTTGATGAGATTGTTGAAGCGATTTCTGTAGGTCAAATAGCATCATTTATTGTTGCTATGACCATGCTGAATCGTCCACTACGTGATCTAGTGAAGCTCAACGCTACTATGCAGAACGGTTTGACCGCTGCACGAAGCATATTTGAGATAGTAGATATTAAACCTGAGCCAGACGATGGCTCAAAGCGAATAGGGCGTGCAGATGGACATATAGTATTTGATCAGGTTAAATTCTCTTACGATGCTGATCGTGAAGTCTTAAAGGGAATTAGCTTTGAAGCGAAGCCTGGTCAGACAGTTGCCCTTACCGGTCCCTCAGGTGGCGGTAAGTCAACGTTAATAAGCCTGATTCCGCGGTTTTATGAGCCTACCAGTGGCGTTATTGAGTTGGATGGCGTGCCTCTATTCGAATATAAACTGGCCGACTTACGCAAACAAATAGCCTTGGTTGATCAGAATGTCACACTATTTAACACTTCAGTTGCCGAGAATATCGCGGTAGGGGCAGTTGATGATATTTCGCGGGAGCAAGTCCGCAGAGCGGCAGCCGCAGCTAATGCGCTAGAGTTTATTGAGAATCTCCCGCACGGATTTGATACGCAGATAGGCCAGGATGGCGTAATGCTCTCTGGAGGGCAAAGGCAGAGGCTTGCAATTGCGCGTGCTATACTTAAAGATGCACCTATATTGCTTTTGGATGAGGCTACTTCCGCCCTAGATAATGAGTCTGAGTATAACGTCCACGCTGCGCTCGAAAGATTAATGGCAGATAGGACTAGCATTGTTATAGCGCATAGGCTCTCTACGGTTGAAAATGCAGATCAGATCCTGTTTTTGGAAGATGGCGAGGTTGTTGAGCAAGGTAGTCATAGCGAACTGCTGGATAGGGAGGGAAGATATGCCGAGCTATATAGAATGCAGTATAGCGAAAATGGCTAG
- the cysC gene encoding adenylyl-sulfate kinase, which translates to MNDIFIWHENHVPAVDRAKLKSQNPLVVWFTGLSGAGKSTLANALEVQLHRQGYHTFLLDGDNIRHGLNSDLDLSVHGRKENIRRIGEVCKLFVDAGIIAITAFISPYREDRDRVRQLIGTENFVEVFVDASLQSCQQRDPKSLYAMASSGEISGMTGIDDPYEPPNNPELAVKTDGLAVEECLEQITQYVVQRVYAAN; encoded by the coding sequence ATGAACGATATCTTTATTTGGCATGAAAATCATGTCCCAGCTGTCGACCGTGCCAAGCTTAAAAGCCAGAATCCGTTAGTAGTGTGGTTTACAGGCCTATCCGGGGCAGGCAAATCGACATTGGCTAATGCGCTTGAGGTCCAACTGCACCGGCAGGGCTATCATACTTTTTTGCTTGATGGTGACAACATCCGTCACGGTTTGAACAGTGATCTCGATTTGTCAGTCCACGGCCGCAAAGAGAACATAAGGCGCATTGGTGAGGTCTGCAAGTTATTTGTCGATGCGGGGATCATCGCGATTACAGCCTTTATTTCACCCTACCGCGAGGATAGGGATAGGGTTCGTCAGCTGATTGGAACCGAGAATTTCGTAGAAGTCTTTGTGGATGCATCCTTGCAGAGTTGTCAGCAAAGAGACCCGAAGAGCTTATACGCTATGGCAAGCAGCGGGGAAATTTCGGGGATGACAGGGATTGATGATCCCTATGAGCCGCCCAACAATCCTGAGTTGGCAGTGAAGACGGATGGCCTTGCTGTCGAAGAGTGTTTGGAGCAGATTACGCAATATGTAGTGCAGAGGGTATATGCCGCAAACTGA
- a CDS encoding SLC13 family permease codes for MPWEAWLTAVVLITLLTILIGTRAAPDMVFLAALAVLLVSGVIEPQQAFSGLANPGVLTVAVLYVVVAGIRETGGIQWISQRLLGKPRSLLAAQQRVTIPVAGFSAFLNNTPVVAMLIPAISDWARKNNLSESKLLLPLSYAAMLGGTCTLIGTSTNLVVNGALEKRLGEGLMLFEIALVGVPVLIVGLLFMFITGHWLLPDRRPAVETLDNPREYTVEMLVEPSGPLVGRTIEAAGLRNLPGCYLMEIERSRDILPAVSPREKLQANDRLVFVGVVDSVVELQKIRGLKPATEQVFKLDGKRSDRSLVEAVVAETSPVANLTVRDGRFRTRYNAVVIAVARNGERVSGKIGDITLRPGDTLLLEAGEDFIERQRNSRDFLLVRSIEGSVTPRHERAWLALTILGGMLVTVGLGWLSMLEGALAAGAMLIITRCLSVNSARQAIDWSVILTIAAAFGIGAAMDTTGLAQTIAGSLLQLAGDGPWLNLMIIYFVTALFTAVITNNAAAVLMVPIAASVADDLGVSLIPFAVAIMLAASASFATPMGYQTNLMVYGPGGYHFTDYLRAGLPLNIVTAAVALAIIPWAWGFN; via the coding sequence ATGCCCTGGGAAGCCTGGCTAACAGCCGTAGTATTAATCACGTTGCTGACTATCTTGATCGGCACCAGAGCCGCTCCGGATATGGTCTTCTTGGCAGCTTTGGCGGTTTTGCTGGTTAGCGGTGTAATAGAGCCCCAGCAGGCCTTTAGCGGACTAGCTAATCCTGGAGTGCTCACGGTCGCTGTGCTCTACGTCGTTGTCGCCGGAATCCGGGAAACGGGTGGCATTCAGTGGATCAGTCAACGTCTGCTCGGCAAGCCCCGCTCGCTGCTGGCTGCTCAGCAGCGGGTAACTATACCGGTTGCTGGCTTCTCAGCATTTCTGAATAACACGCCCGTAGTGGCCATGTTAATCCCGGCAATCAGCGACTGGGCACGCAAAAATAATCTGTCTGAATCAAAGCTCCTCTTACCTCTATCATACGCCGCCATGCTCGGCGGTACCTGCACCCTAATCGGCACCAGCACCAACCTGGTTGTAAATGGCGCCTTGGAAAAACGCCTTGGCGAAGGGTTGATGTTATTTGAAATAGCCCTGGTTGGCGTGCCTGTGCTGATCGTCGGCCTGCTGTTTATGTTCATCACCGGACATTGGTTGCTCCCTGATCGCCGCCCAGCAGTAGAAACCTTAGATAACCCGCGCGAATACACGGTAGAAATGCTCGTCGAGCCCTCCGGTCCGCTTGTCGGTCGCACTATAGAGGCTGCCGGCCTACGCAACCTGCCTGGCTGTTATCTGATGGAGATTGAACGTAGCAGAGACATACTGCCAGCAGTATCACCACGAGAGAAACTACAGGCCAATGATCGTCTAGTGTTCGTTGGGGTAGTAGATTCAGTAGTCGAACTGCAAAAGATCAGGGGCCTCAAACCGGCAACTGAACAAGTCTTCAAGCTCGATGGCAAACGCTCAGATCGAAGCTTGGTGGAAGCGGTAGTAGCCGAGACATCGCCGGTGGCCAATCTCACGGTTCGTGATGGCCGCTTTCGCACCAGATACAACGCCGTGGTCATCGCCGTTGCACGCAACGGTGAGCGGGTTAGTGGCAAGATTGGCGACATCACTCTGCGTCCAGGCGACACCTTGCTGCTCGAAGCTGGTGAAGATTTTATTGAGCGTCAGCGCAACTCACGCGACTTTTTGCTAGTGCGCAGCATTGAAGGGTCAGTAACGCCGCGCCATGAACGTGCCTGGTTGGCTCTCACCATCCTCGGTGGGATGCTAGTTACGGTGGGATTAGGCTGGCTGTCGATGCTAGAGGGTGCTCTAGCAGCCGGAGCAATGCTGATAATTACCCGCTGTCTGAGCGTCAATTCAGCCCGCCAGGCCATCGATTGGTCGGTGATACTAACCATAGCCGCCGCTTTTGGGATTGGTGCGGCCATGGATACAACCGGACTTGCTCAGACCATAGCCGGCTCACTATTACAACTAGCCGGTGATGGACCTTGGCTAAACCTAATGATTATCTACTTTGTTACCGCCCTATTCACCGCGGTCATTACCAACAATGCCGCCGCTGTGTTGATGGTTCCCATAGCGGCATCTGTTGCCGATGACCTCGGCGTCAGCCTCATACCCTTTGCCGTAGCCATAATGCTTGCCGCCTCGGCAAGCTTCGCCACCCCAATGGGTTACCAGACCAACTTGATGGTCTACGGCCCCGGCGGTTACCACTTCACGGATTACCTGCGCGCCGGGCTGCCTCTAAATATCGTTACAGCGGCAGTCGCGCTTGCCATCATCCCCTGGGCATGGGGCTTTAATTAG
- a CDS encoding AbrB family transcriptional regulator: MARKMLARKTEWNEVKLPPEIAGHYSDVDYFEVVLTHKGRLLLAPVAPEQKQQRVKEEIRELGIEEDDIRAAAKALLGKG; this comes from the coding sequence ATGGCCCGTAAGATGTTGGCCCGCAAGACGGAGTGGAACGAGGTAAAGCTGCCACCGGAGATCGCAGGCCACTATTCGGATGTTGATTATTTCGAAGTGGTCCTGACCCACAAGGGTCGTCTGCTACTCGCCCCGGTCGCCCCGGAGCAAAAGCAGCAACGGGTAAAAGAGGAGATACGCGAGCTGGGCATAGAGGAAGATGATATTCGTGCGGCAGCCAAAGCCCTGCTCGGCAAAGGCTAG
- the cysD gene encoding sulfate adenylyltransferase subunit CysD — MQISEARLTHLKELEAESIHIIREVTAEFENPVMLYSIGKDSSVMLRLALKAFYPGKPPFPLMHVDTTWKFKEMIDFRDRMAAQAGMELIVHINQEGLEQGISPFTHGSRIHTDVMKTQSLKQAMEKYRFDAAFGGARRDEEKSRAKERVYSFRDRHHRWDPKGQRPELWRLYNGRVHKGESMRIFPLSNWTELDVWQYIYLEDIPIVPLYYAAERPVVERDGALIMVDDERMPLEPGEQPRNTKVRFRTLGCYPLTGAIRSDADTLPEIIQEMLLTRTSERQGRVIDHDASGSMEEKKKEGYF; from the coding sequence ATGCAGATCAGCGAGGCGCGCCTTACCCACCTTAAAGAACTCGAGGCGGAGAGCATCCACATTATCCGTGAGGTCACGGCAGAGTTCGAAAACCCAGTCATGCTCTACTCCATCGGCAAAGATTCGTCGGTAATGCTGCGCCTAGCATTAAAGGCATTCTATCCAGGCAAGCCACCTTTCCCCTTAATGCATGTCGACACAACCTGGAAATTCAAGGAGATGATCGACTTCCGCGACCGTATGGCTGCGCAAGCGGGAATGGAGTTGATCGTACATATCAACCAGGAAGGCCTAGAACAAGGGATATCCCCATTTACCCACGGCTCGCGCATTCATACCGACGTCATGAAGACCCAGTCGCTCAAACAGGCGATGGAAAAGTACCGGTTCGACGCAGCCTTCGGCGGTGCGCGGCGCGATGAGGAAAAGTCACGTGCCAAAGAGCGAGTCTACTCCTTCCGTGATCGCCACCACCGCTGGGACCCCAAAGGCCAACGCCCGGAGCTGTGGCGACTCTACAACGGCCGCGTCCACAAAGGCGAGAGCATGCGCATCTTTCCGCTGTCCAACTGGACAGAACTGGACGTCTGGCAATACATCTACCTTGAGGATATCCCCATAGTCCCCCTCTATTACGCTGCCGAGCGACCAGTTGTAGAACGTGATGGTGCACTGATCATGGTTGATGATGAGCGCATGCCCCTTGAGCCGGGAGAACAACCCCGTAACACCAAGGTCCGTTTCCGCACCTTAGGCTGCTACCCGCTAACCGGCGCCATCCGCTCAGACGCAGATACGCTGCCCGAGATAATCCAAGAGATGCTGCTCACGCGCACCTCTGAACGCCAGGGTCGGGTCATTGACCACGACGCATCGGGATCCATGGAAGAGAAGAAAAAAGAGGGGTACTTCTAA